Proteins from a single region of Bradyrhizobium diazoefficiens:
- a CDS encoding PAS domain S-box protein codes for MRSRITTADALNDRSPDTAAAERVRQHLEDIARERDNAYRALQEREAELARIQRIGKVGGLEVDFREGFKNRRSPEYLMIHGLPAEAADESHEAWVNRIHPEDRDATVKHFFEALAGTSEDYTAEYRIIRPSDGEIRWIRVVAKIERNSDGRAIRLVGAHIDVTDQMLARETLRESEERFRLIADSAPVPIWVTKLDRTRSFANLAYVDFLGLPYEQAIAFDWRKVLHPDDLPHVLQQSVQGEASLKPFVLEARYKDASGEWRWLRSESQPRWDPTGKHIGFIGVAHDVTVAKQAEIELRRLNETLEERIAERTAELESNESRLRAILETSNQYQGLVNLKGELLYANNTVLDGIKASSADVIGKLLWETPWFTDTQGMSAIVRKAFDTVLKGEAVRMEMRLRLPIGERDFDFGMRPVLDRHGNITGAVPEAVDITERRLGEEALRQSQKMEAIGQLTGGVAHDFNNLLTIIRSATDFLRRRELPDERRRRYVDAISDTVERASKLTQQLLAFARRQPLKPQIFNVGSQVEGLAQLVRPLVGGRIEIIVETDDSDCFAMADIAQFETALINLAINARDAMGGEGRLTIAVRKVQGIPSLRAHSARGGDYVAISVADTGSGIAPENIDAIFEPFFTTKEVGKGTGLGLSQAFGFAKQSEGDIAVTSTHGQGATFTIYLPQVQCPAAEKQAASLTSEAATTGRGYRVLVVEDNDDVGQFSTELLEDLGYVTRRVANANAALAILGENEFTVDLVFSDVIMPGMNGVELAGIIRERYPGLPVVLTSGYSNVLAENAHRGFELIQKPYSVESLSRILRKAITEKLSVAR; via the coding sequence GTGCGCTCCCGCATCACAACGGCCGACGCCTTGAACGATCGCTCGCCCGACACCGCCGCCGCCGAAAGGGTGCGCCAGCACCTCGAAGACATCGCGCGCGAGCGCGACAATGCCTATCGCGCGCTCCAGGAGCGCGAAGCCGAGCTGGCGCGGATCCAGCGCATCGGCAAGGTCGGCGGCCTCGAGGTCGACTTCCGCGAGGGCTTCAAGAACCGCCGCTCGCCCGAATATCTGATGATCCACGGCCTGCCGGCGGAAGCCGCCGACGAGTCGCACGAGGCCTGGGTCAACCGCATCCATCCCGAGGACCGGGATGCGACCGTCAAACATTTCTTCGAGGCGCTCGCCGGGACCAGCGAAGATTACACTGCAGAGTACCGCATCATCCGCCCTAGCGACGGCGAGATCCGCTGGATCCGGGTCGTCGCCAAGATCGAGCGCAACAGCGATGGCCGCGCCATCCGCCTGGTCGGCGCCCATATCGACGTCACCGACCAGATGCTTGCCCGTGAGACGCTGCGCGAGAGCGAGGAGCGGTTTCGGTTGATCGCCGATAGCGCGCCGGTACCGATCTGGGTGACAAAGCTCGACCGCACGCGGTCCTTCGCCAACCTGGCCTATGTCGACTTCCTCGGCCTGCCCTATGAGCAGGCCATCGCTTTCGACTGGCGCAAGGTGCTGCATCCGGACGACCTGCCGCATGTCTTGCAGCAATCGGTCCAGGGCGAAGCTTCGCTCAAACCGTTCGTGCTGGAAGCCCGCTACAAGGACGCCTCCGGCGAATGGCGCTGGCTGCGCTCGGAATCCCAGCCGCGCTGGGACCCGACCGGCAAGCATATCGGCTTCATCGGCGTTGCTCACGACGTCACCGTTGCCAAGCAGGCGGAGATCGAACTGCGTCGGCTCAACGAGACCTTGGAAGAGCGCATCGCAGAGCGCACTGCCGAGCTTGAGTCAAACGAGTCCCGGCTGCGCGCGATCCTGGAGACCAGCAACCAGTATCAGGGCCTCGTCAACCTCAAAGGCGAATTGCTCTACGCCAACAACACCGTCCTTGACGGCATCAAGGCAAGCTCCGCTGACGTGATCGGCAAGCTGCTGTGGGAGACGCCGTGGTTCACCGACACCCAAGGCATGAGCGCAATCGTGCGCAAGGCCTTTGACACCGTCCTGAAGGGCGAAGCCGTGCGGATGGAAATGCGGCTGCGGCTGCCGATCGGCGAGCGCGATTTCGACTTCGGCATGCGCCCGGTGCTCGACCGCCACGGCAACATCACCGGCGCCGTGCCTGAGGCCGTCGACATCACCGAGCGCCGCCTCGGCGAGGAAGCGTTACGGCAATCACAGAAGATGGAGGCGATCGGCCAGCTCACGGGCGGCGTCGCGCACGATTTCAACAACCTCCTCACCATCATCCGCTCGGCGACAGATTTCCTACGCCGGCGCGAGCTGCCGGACGAGCGCCGCCGCCGCTATGTCGATGCGATCTCCGATACGGTCGAGCGCGCCTCCAAGCTGACCCAGCAGCTTCTGGCGTTCGCACGACGGCAGCCACTGAAGCCGCAGATCTTCAACGTCGGCAGCCAGGTCGAGGGCCTGGCGCAGCTGGTGCGGCCGCTGGTCGGCGGCCGCATCGAGATCATCGTCGAGACCGACGACTCCGATTGCTTCGCAATGGCCGACATCGCGCAATTCGAGACGGCACTGATCAACCTCGCCATCAACGCCCGCGACGCAATGGGCGGCGAAGGCCGCCTCACCATCGCCGTACGCAAGGTTCAGGGCATCCCGAGCCTGCGCGCACACTCCGCGCGCGGCGGCGACTATGTCGCGATCTCGGTCGCGGACACCGGCAGCGGCATCGCACCGGAAAACATCGACGCCATCTTCGAGCCGTTCTTCACCACCAAGGAGGTCGGCAAGGGCACCGGCCTCGGCCTCAGTCAGGCGTTCGGTTTCGCCAAGCAATCCGAGGGCGACATCGCCGTGACGAGCACGCACGGACAGGGCGCAACCTTCACCATCTATTTACCCCAAGTTCAGTGCCCGGCCGCCGAGAAGCAAGCCGCATCGCTCACCAGCGAGGCCGCAACCACCGGGCGCGGCTATCGCGTGCTCGTGGTCGAGGACAATGACGATGTCGGCCAGTTCTCGACCGAGCTACTGGAAGATCTCGGCTATGTCACGCGACGCGTCGCCAACGCCAATGCGGCGCTTGCAATTCTCGGCGAGAACGAATTTACCGTGGATCTCGTCTTCTCCGACGTCATCATGCCCGGGATGAACGGGGTCGAGCTCGCCGGCATCATCCGCGAACGCTATCCGGGGCTCCCGGTTGTGCTGACCAGCGGCTACAGCAACGTGCTCGCGGAAAATGCCCATCGCGGTTTCGAGCTGATCCAGAAGCCGTATTCCGTTGAATCGCTCTCGCGCATCCTGCGCAAGGCGATCACCGAGAAGCTGTCGGTGGCACGGTGA
- a CDS encoding EamA family transporter, with translation MKPALLSAWQTWALLSACFAALTAIFAKVGVENINPDLATFIRTIVVLLAFSVLLFFTGQFAVPSAVSLRTWLFLALSGLATGASWLCYFRALKLGPATLVAPIDKLSVVLVAPFAFAFLGERPTAQGWFGIAMIGAGAVLLAVKF, from the coding sequence ATGAAACCCGCCCTCCTCTCCGCCTGGCAGACCTGGGCGCTGCTCTCCGCCTGCTTCGCCGCCTTGACCGCGATCTTCGCCAAGGTCGGCGTCGAGAACATCAATCCGGACCTCGCCACCTTCATCCGGACCATCGTGGTGCTGCTCGCCTTCTCTGTTCTGCTGTTCTTCACCGGGCAATTCGCCGTGCCCTCCGCGGTCTCGTTGAGGACGTGGCTATTTCTGGCGCTGTCGGGACTCGCGACCGGTGCGTCGTGGCTGTGCTATTTCCGCGCGCTGAAGCTCGGCCCCGCCACGCTGGTGGCGCCGATCGACAAGCTCAGCGTCGTGCTGGTCGCCCCGTTCGCGTTCGCCTTTCTCGGCGAGCGCCCCACCGCGCAGGGCTGGTTCGGCATCGCCATGATCGGTGCCGGCGCGGTGCTGCTGGCGGTGAAGTTTTAG
- a CDS encoding HAMP domain-containing sensor histidine kinase, protein MRSLRSRLLTLWIMLAVSGAATGYLLFESFQQTANARIARSEELVARACRDLADHYQFFVAGWDGGKIDDQLKQQLTALTQTALASAAGVEGGVWHAESGSLAYAFPTYEGTGPKTDLPAAELNTIREVNAEALRAGRPASIRQPGRSQVLIVHACPLRGPLAGVTAWTMTRAFTAQGPAYNQLLAGLAVLALTIFGSAAWLARVLYVWSGKINRIETALDDRRKGAIDLPRLAQTGAPELDRLVDALNSTGERLASERRRAAAAERLAALGRMSAGLAHEIRNPIAAMRLKAENALAVADGSRSEAALTAILQQVDRLDVLLRDLLEMTQAREPRLAEVDLETFLARTVEGHRELAASRGITLTVGTRLASSPFPQLDPSQMQRALDNLIINAIQNTPPRGTITVDASRRDDSLLLRVTDTGPGIAEDIRERLFEPFVTGRADGTGLGLAIVREIARNHHGDVRLVRNIGGAVFEIEIPWRQS, encoded by the coding sequence ATGCGTTCGCTCCGCTCCCGATTGCTGACCCTATGGATCATGCTGGCGGTGTCCGGTGCCGCCACCGGCTATTTGCTGTTCGAATCGTTTCAGCAGACGGCGAACGCCCGAATAGCCCGCTCGGAAGAACTGGTCGCGCGTGCCTGCCGCGACCTTGCCGATCATTATCAATTCTTCGTCGCAGGCTGGGACGGCGGAAAGATCGACGACCAACTGAAGCAGCAACTGACGGCTCTCACCCAGACCGCGCTGGCGAGTGCGGCTGGCGTCGAAGGTGGCGTCTGGCATGCCGAAAGCGGCTCCCTCGCTTACGCGTTCCCGACCTATGAAGGTACCGGACCGAAGACCGACCTTCCCGCCGCCGAACTCAACACCATCCGCGAGGTCAATGCCGAGGCGCTGCGAGCCGGTCGCCCAGCCTCGATCCGGCAACCCGGCCGCTCGCAGGTGCTCATTGTCCACGCCTGCCCGCTGCGCGGCCCGCTGGCAGGCGTCACTGCATGGACCATGACGCGCGCCTTCACGGCACAAGGTCCCGCCTACAACCAGCTTCTCGCCGGCCTTGCCGTGCTTGCGCTGACCATTTTCGGCTCCGCCGCGTGGCTTGCGCGCGTGCTCTATGTCTGGTCGGGCAAGATCAACCGGATCGAGACCGCGCTGGACGATCGTCGGAAGGGTGCTATCGATCTGCCGAGGCTGGCGCAGACCGGGGCTCCGGAGCTCGACCGCCTGGTTGATGCGCTCAACAGCACCGGCGAGCGCCTCGCGTCGGAGCGTCGCCGCGCCGCCGCCGCCGAACGGCTCGCAGCACTCGGCCGCATGTCGGCCGGCCTCGCTCACGAAATCCGCAACCCGATCGCGGCGATGCGCTTGAAGGCCGAAAATGCGCTGGCCGTTGCCGACGGCTCGCGCAGCGAAGCGGCCCTGACCGCAATCCTTCAGCAGGTCGACAGGCTCGACGTCCTGTTGCGCGACCTCCTGGAGATGACGCAAGCGCGCGAGCCTCGCCTCGCCGAAGTTGATCTCGAAACCTTCCTGGCACGGACGGTGGAGGGCCACCGCGAGCTTGCCGCGTCCCGAGGCATCACCTTGACCGTGGGAACCCGGCTCGCATCTTCGCCGTTCCCGCAACTGGATCCGTCCCAGATGCAGCGGGCCTTGGACAACTTGATTATCAACGCCATCCAGAATACGCCGCCCCGCGGCACGATCACTGTGGACGCAAGCCGGCGCGACGATAGCTTGCTGTTGCGGGTAACCGACACCGGCCCCGGCATCGCCGAGGACATCCGCGAGCGTCTGTTCGAACCGTTCGTGACAGGGCGTGCCGACGGCACCGGTCTTGGGCTTGCCATCGTCCGCGAGATCGCACGGAATCACCACGGCGATGTTCGCTTGGTGCGAAACATCGGGGGCGCGGTTTTTGAAATCGAGATACCATGGCGACAGTCCTGA
- a CDS encoding sigma-54 dependent transcriptional regulator — protein MATVLIVDDEAALREGLAEALTDLGHSIRLAASGREGLAALDGDVDVVLLDLRMPGGMEGIEVLRRIRASRDAPPVVVLTAFASAANTIEAMRLGAFDHLSKPIGRAELKDLLSRLPERMSAVSGPDADIEDSLIGSSEPMRSVQKAIGLAADSNAIVLIRGETGTGKELVARALHEHGKRKDGPFVAVNCAAIPEELLESELFGHAKGSFTGATADRAGAFRDAANGTLFLDEIGDMPLAMQAKILRALQEQVITPVGGKPVRTNARIIAATHRDLAKLAAAGEFRDDLYYRLDVVQIAIPPLRDRAADILPLARHFLARASASGGWHKHLGQAAIDKLQRHSWPGNVRELRNVIERACIMTRADVIGPDDIDTSAPETTTSPAREDADLPAAVAQLEKTMIARALDACAGNRTEAARRLNINRQLLYTKMQRYGLVEMSEKLTDRVGKDDA, from the coding sequence ATGGCGACAGTCCTGATCGTTGATGACGAGGCGGCGCTGCGCGAGGGTCTCGCCGAAGCGCTCACCGATCTTGGCCATAGCATCCGCCTCGCCGCCTCCGGCCGCGAAGGCCTCGCCGCGCTCGACGGTGATGTTGACGTCGTGCTGCTCGACCTGCGCATGCCTGGTGGCATGGAGGGCATCGAGGTGCTGCGCCGGATACGCGCGAGCCGCGACGCGCCGCCTGTCGTGGTGCTGACCGCCTTCGCCAGTGCCGCCAACACGATCGAGGCGATGCGCCTCGGCGCCTTCGATCACCTCAGCAAGCCGATCGGACGCGCGGAGTTGAAAGACCTGCTGAGCCGCCTGCCCGAGCGCATGTCCGCGGTCAGCGGGCCGGATGCCGACATCGAGGACAGCCTGATCGGGTCGAGCGAGCCGATGCGCAGCGTGCAGAAGGCGATCGGCCTTGCGGCCGACAGCAACGCCATCGTGCTGATCCGCGGCGAGACTGGCACCGGCAAGGAGCTGGTGGCTCGCGCGCTTCACGAGCACGGCAAGCGCAAAGATGGTCCCTTCGTCGCGGTTAATTGCGCGGCCATCCCCGAAGAGCTGCTGGAGAGCGAGCTGTTCGGCCACGCGAAGGGATCCTTCACCGGCGCGACCGCGGATCGAGCTGGCGCCTTCCGCGACGCGGCCAATGGCACGCTGTTCCTCGACGAGATCGGTGACATGCCGCTTGCGATGCAGGCCAAGATCCTGCGCGCATTGCAGGAGCAGGTGATCACCCCGGTCGGCGGTAAGCCGGTGCGCACCAATGCGCGCATCATCGCGGCCACGCATCGTGATCTCGCCAAGCTTGCAGCGGCGGGCGAATTCCGCGACGACCTCTACTACCGGCTCGATGTCGTGCAGATCGCGATCCCGCCGCTGCGCGATCGCGCTGCGGACATCCTGCCGCTCGCGCGGCACTTCCTCGCCCGCGCGAGCGCGAGCGGCGGCTGGCACAAGCATCTTGGCCAGGCCGCGATCGATAAGTTGCAGCGCCATTCCTGGCCCGGCAACGTCCGCGAACTGCGCAACGTGATCGAACGCGCCTGCATTATGACGCGCGCGGACGTGATCGGACCCGACGATATCGATACCAGTGCGCCCGAGACGACAACGAGCCCAGCGCGAGAAGATGCGGATCTCCCTGCCGCCGTCGCGCAACTGGAGAAGACGATGATCGCGCGCGCGCTGGATGCCTGCGCCGGCAATCGCACCGAGGCCGCCCGCCGCCTCAACATCAACCGCCAGCTGCTCTACACGAAGATGCAGCGTTACGGCCTCGTCGAGATGTCAGAAAAACTGACGGACCGCGTCGGGAAAGACGACGCCTGA
- a CDS encoding MFS transporter has product MAGNEDVGRAGRALDAANFFLADVRDGLGPYLAVYLLTEQHWDEARIGLVMSIGTLAGIVAQTPAGALVDAMHAKRLVTAVAAITVTIASLSLPLFPSFLPVVISQSVAHAAAVVFPPAIAAVSLGIFGHTAFTRRIGRNETFNHAGNATAAGLAGISACWLGPTVVFYLLGAMAIASLVSILAIPAGAVDHDLARGLHDADSNAQREQPSGLAVLLTCRPLLVFAICVLLFHLSNAAMLPLVGQKLALQDKNMGTSLMSACIVAAQVVMVPFAMLVGARADRWGHKRFFLAALLILPIRAALYTISDNPFWLVGVQLLDGIGAGIFGAIFPVVVADLMRNTGRFNVAQGAVITAQGIGAALSTTLAGSVVVGAGYSAAFITLGAVAAIGAVICLLALPETRQIADDSPRPQGKTAALASAIAAE; this is encoded by the coding sequence ATGGCCGGAAATGAAGACGTAGGGCGCGCCGGCCGCGCGCTGGATGCGGCCAATTTCTTCCTCGCCGACGTCCGCGACGGGCTCGGCCCCTATCTTGCGGTCTATCTCCTGACGGAGCAGCACTGGGACGAGGCCAGGATCGGCCTCGTCATGTCGATCGGAACGCTGGCCGGTATCGTGGCGCAAACGCCGGCTGGTGCGCTGGTCGATGCAATGCACGCCAAGCGGCTGGTGACCGCCGTCGCCGCCATCACGGTGACGATAGCCTCGCTGTCGCTTCCACTGTTTCCAAGCTTCCTGCCGGTCGTGATCTCGCAAAGCGTCGCGCACGCAGCCGCCGTGGTCTTTCCGCCGGCCATCGCCGCCGTCTCGCTTGGCATTTTCGGCCATACCGCCTTCACCCGGCGGATCGGCCGCAATGAAACTTTCAACCACGCCGGCAATGCGACCGCCGCTGGACTCGCCGGCATCTCCGCCTGCTGGCTCGGACCCACCGTCGTGTTCTATCTTCTCGGCGCCATGGCGATCGCGAGCCTCGTCAGCATCCTCGCCATCCCCGCTGGCGCCGTCGACCACGACCTGGCCCGCGGGCTGCACGATGCCGACAGCAATGCGCAGCGCGAACAGCCCTCTGGTCTCGCGGTGCTGCTCACTTGCCGCCCCTTGCTCGTCTTCGCAATCTGCGTCCTGCTCTTCCATCTCTCCAACGCCGCCATGCTGCCGCTGGTCGGGCAGAAGCTGGCGTTGCAGGACAAGAACATGGGCACCAGCCTGATGTCGGCCTGCATCGTCGCGGCCCAAGTCGTGATGGTGCCGTTCGCAATGCTGGTCGGCGCAAGGGCCGACCGCTGGGGCCACAAGCGCTTCTTCCTTGCCGCACTCCTGATCCTCCCCATTCGAGCCGCGCTTTATACGATTTCAGACAACCCGTTCTGGTTGGTCGGCGTGCAGCTGCTCGACGGGATCGGCGCCGGTATTTTTGGCGCTATCTTTCCCGTGGTCGTTGCCGACCTCATGCGCAATACCGGCCGCTTCAACGTCGCGCAGGGCGCCGTCATTACCGCCCAGGGCATTGGCGCGGCGCTGTCGACGACGCTGGCCGGCTCCGTCGTGGTCGGCGCGGGCTACAGTGCCGCGTTCATCACGCTCGGCGCGGTTGCCGCGATCGGCGCCGTGATCTGCCTCCTCGCTTTGCCCGAGACGCGGCAAATCGCAGACGATAGTCCGCGCCCGCAGGGGAAGACAGCGGCGCTGGCTTCCGCTATCGCTGCCGAATGA
- a CDS encoding arsenic transporter — MPSDAIWAWSIIVAATAGVIIRPFRLPEAIWAVLGAGALVVLGLLPWQDALTGIERGVDVYLFLIGMMLIAELARLEGLFDFLAALAVEYAAGSSRRLFLLIYIVGTVVTVLLSNDATAIVLTPAVYAATRAAGAKPLPYLFVCAFIANAASFVLPISNPANLVVFGARMPQLSEWLRLFTLPSAASILLTYVVLRLTQHRALKEEIISHSVPHPKLGRGGKLAAVGILAIGVVLVTASALDMQLGLPTFICGMVTAAIVLLVNRQSPLPVLCGVSWSVLPLVGGLFVLVEALIKSGVIGQLGALLHEAVAQSVPKAAWSVGIATAIADNIANNLPVGLVAGSVAASDHLPAPVVSAILIGVDLGPNLSVTGSLATILWLVALRREKIEVGAWPFLKLGLLAMPPALIAALAAAIR; from the coding sequence GTGCCGTCTGACGCCATCTGGGCCTGGAGCATCATCGTCGCCGCGACTGCAGGCGTCATCATCCGCCCTTTCCGCCTGCCCGAAGCGATCTGGGCCGTGCTCGGCGCGGGCGCCCTGGTGGTGCTCGGCTTGCTGCCCTGGCAGGATGCGCTCACCGGCATCGAAAGAGGCGTCGACGTCTATCTCTTTCTGATCGGCATGATGCTGATCGCCGAGCTCGCCCGACTCGAAGGCCTGTTCGACTTTCTCGCGGCGCTTGCGGTGGAATATGCCGCCGGCTCGTCGCGGCGGCTGTTCCTGCTGATCTACATCGTCGGCACCGTCGTGACCGTGCTGCTCTCCAACGATGCCACCGCCATCGTGCTGACCCCCGCCGTCTATGCCGCAACGCGCGCGGCCGGCGCAAAACCGCTGCCCTATCTCTTCGTCTGCGCCTTCATCGCCAATGCCGCGAGCTTCGTGCTGCCGATCTCCAACCCCGCCAATCTCGTCGTGTTCGGCGCGCGCATGCCTCAGCTGAGCGAATGGCTGCGCCTGTTCACGCTGCCCTCGGCGGCCTCGATCCTGCTGACCTACGTCGTGCTGCGCCTGACCCAGCATCGCGCGCTGAAGGAAGAAATCATCTCGCACAGCGTGCCGCATCCAAAGCTCGGCCGCGGCGGCAAGCTGGCGGCGGTCGGCATCCTCGCCATTGGTGTCGTGCTGGTCACGGCATCGGCCCTGGACATGCAGCTGGGCCTGCCCACCTTCATCTGCGGCATGGTCACGGCCGCCATCGTGCTACTAGTTAACCGCCAATCCCCATTGCCCGTACTGTGCGGCGTGTCCTGGAGCGTGCTGCCGCTGGTCGGCGGGTTGTTCGTGCTGGTCGAGGCGCTCATTAAGAGCGGCGTGATCGGACAGCTCGGCGCACTCTTGCATGAAGCTGTCGCGCAATCGGTCCCGAAAGCGGCATGGAGTGTCGGCATTGCCACCGCGATCGCCGACAACATCGCCAACAACCTTCCGGTCGGCCTCGTCGCCGGCTCCGTCGCCGCCAGCGATCATTTGCCCGCACCTGTCGTCAGCGCCATCCTGATCGGCGTCGATCTCGGACCCAATTTATCCGTGACAGGCTCGCTCGCCACCATTCTCTGGCTGGTCGCCCTGCGGCGAGAGAAGATCGAGGTCGGTGCCTGGCCGTTCCTCAAGCTGGGCCTGCTGGCGATGCCGCCAGCCCTGATCGCGGCATTGGCCGCCGCGATCAGGTAA
- a CDS encoding MFS transporter — MSTMAVPQPTASEAAVRYLITNYSPKGNKVGWLMMASILVEAWDLYSIAFVLIFIKEQYNPDPLMLGLAAAGTQGGALIGALLGGWLSDKIGRRVMFLATMVMFIVLALAQAFVPNVTWLVVIRFLLGIPLGSDISTGYTYIMESMAKGEREVMGNRWQFMFAVGEVLTIGIIVIFLLLDIQHEMLWRVTLGLGAVPALIILIMRHDVPETAVWLVQKGRFREAKQVAREMFNDDLAMLPDQDQVVPKVSTRAFLADLKKDPIRWRATIYGWIACFAQGSEFSTFAFYLPVLFVMVGVSSVLGNNLVTMALFCLAAVSGWVGPLLTPKIGHRGIAIAGFGIVLVSLLVAAFALYTDNKILLPFAAAAMLWGHYWDASNCMTIPTMVAKPKYRGTASGFAYMFVKLPSFLAIFLFPSLFAAIGQAGATLFVAIFPLIGLLAAIFILPEVYGYEND, encoded by the coding sequence ATGTCGACGATGGCCGTACCACAGCCGACCGCGAGCGAAGCCGCGGTCCGCTACCTCATCACCAATTACAGCCCCAAGGGCAACAAGGTCGGCTGGCTGATGATGGCCTCGATCCTGGTCGAGGCATGGGATCTCTATTCGATCGCCTTCGTGCTGATCTTCATCAAGGAACAGTACAATCCGGATCCGCTGATGCTTGGACTTGCTGCAGCGGGCACGCAGGGCGGCGCGCTGATCGGCGCGCTGCTCGGTGGCTGGCTCTCCGACAAGATCGGCCGCCGCGTCATGTTCCTGGCGACGATGGTGATGTTCATCGTGCTGGCGCTGGCACAGGCTTTCGTGCCCAACGTCACCTGGCTTGTCGTGATCCGCTTCCTGCTCGGCATCCCGCTCGGCTCGGATATCTCGACCGGCTACACCTACATCATGGAATCCATGGCCAAGGGCGAGCGCGAGGTCATGGGCAACCGCTGGCAGTTCATGTTCGCGGTCGGCGAAGTGCTGACCATCGGCATCATCGTGATCTTCCTGCTGCTCGACATCCAGCACGAGATGCTGTGGCGCGTGACGCTCGGCCTCGGCGCGGTTCCGGCGCTGATCATTCTGATCATGCGCCACGACGTGCCGGAGACGGCGGTCTGGCTGGTGCAGAAGGGGCGCTTCCGCGAAGCCAAGCAGGTCGCGCGCGAGATGTTCAACGACGATCTCGCCATGTTGCCGGACCAGGACCAGGTCGTGCCGAAGGTCTCGACCCGCGCCTTTCTCGCCGATCTGAAGAAGGATCCGATCCGCTGGCGCGCCACGATTTACGGCTGGATCGCCTGCTTTGCCCAAGGCAGCGAGTTCTCGACTTTCGCGTTCTATCTGCCGGTGCTGTTCGTGATGGTCGGCGTGTCGAGCGTGCTCGGCAACAATCTGGTGACGATGGCGCTGTTCTGCCTCGCCGCGGTGTCGGGCTGGGTCGGTCCGCTTTTGACGCCGAAGATCGGCCATCGCGGCATCGCGATCGCCGGATTCGGCATCGTGCTGGTCTCGCTCCTGGTCGCGGCCTTCGCGCTCTACACCGACAACAAGATCCTGCTGCCGTTCGCGGCCGCCGCCATGCTGTGGGGCCATTATTGGGACGCCTCGAACTGTATGACGATCCCGACCATGGTCGCCAAGCCGAAGTACCGCGGCACCGCCAGCGGCTTCGCCTACATGTTCGTGAAGCTACCGTCGTTCCTGGCGATCTTCCTGTTCCCGTCACTGTTTGCAGCGATCGGGCAAGCCGGTGCCACGCTGTTCGTCGCGATCTTCCCGCTGATCGGATTGCTCGCCGCGATCTTCATCCTCCCGGAAGTCTACGGCTACGAGAACGACTGA
- a CDS encoding GntR family transcriptional regulator, protein MARRKRALEVVRHDDGEVRPSRRNRLNFFELAYQKIEELLVHCELKPGQFMTMLELQQITGFGRTPVHHAVNRLSADTLIIIRPRHGLHIAPIDLARERMLLALRRDMERFVVRLAADRASLSHRNQALHIERLLRERRTTLSLDEFNSIDRRIDALVLEAAGEPFLVHTLRPLHTLYRRIGYIHHRFMPGQTDLSGTIDHHLAILAAVAGRRVEDAVKASDALIDYMDQMFTGMEAGIDPRLLDCSIEPLLGA, encoded by the coding sequence ATGGCACGGCGCAAGCGCGCGCTCGAAGTGGTGAGACACGACGACGGCGAGGTCAGACCCTCGCGGCGCAATCGTCTTAACTTCTTCGAGCTGGCCTATCAGAAGATCGAGGAGCTCCTTGTCCATTGCGAGCTCAAGCCCGGTCAGTTCATGACCATGCTGGAATTACAGCAGATAACCGGCTTCGGGCGCACGCCGGTGCATCACGCCGTCAATCGTCTCTCCGCCGACACGCTCATCATCATTCGTCCGCGCCACGGCCTGCACATCGCGCCGATCGATCTCGCGCGCGAGCGCATGCTGCTGGCCTTGCGCCGCGACATGGAGCGCTTCGTCGTTCGTCTTGCGGCCGATCGGGCCAGCCTCTCGCACCGCAATCAGGCGCTCCACATCGAGCGTTTGCTGCGCGAACGCCGCACCACCCTGAGCCTCGACGAGTTCAATAGCATCGACCGTCGCATCGATGCGCTGGTGCTGGAAGCCGCGGGCGAACCGTTCCTGGTGCACACGTTGCGACCGCTGCACACGCTGTATCGCCGCATCGGCTACATCCATCACCGCTTCATGCCGGGACAGACCGATCTGTCAGGCACGATCGATCACCATCTCGCCATTCTCGCAGCCGTCGCCGGCCGCCGCGTCGAGGACGCAGTGAAGGCGAGCGATGCCCTGATCGACTACATGGACCAGATGTTCACGGGCATGGAGGCGGGCATAGATCCGCGCCTGCTCGATTGCAGCATCGAGCCGCTGCTCGGCGCGTAA